ATGGCAAAAGAGACATTTCAGCGTACCAAGCCGCACGTAAACATCGGTACGATTGGTCACGTAGACCACGGCAAGACGACGTTAACGGCAGCGATTACTAATGTAATGGCGAAGACCTACGGGG
Above is a window of Rhodohalobacter mucosus DNA encoding:
- a CDS encoding GTP-binding protein; translated protein: MAKETFQRTKPHVNIGTIGHVDHGKTTLTAAITNVMAKTYG